In one window of Candidatus Sulfuricurvum sp. RIFRC-1 DNA:
- a CDS encoding metalloregulator ArsR/SmtB family transcription factor, whose protein sequence is MKTNYTDVLPPEWKPMSDIFTALGDEHRQRMLMLFEPDERLTAGQISEASTLARTTVSHHLKILRQAEVLLSEKKGKEVWFWINKPLLEKTFGNVLNYLQGNTQ, encoded by the coding sequence ATGAAAACCAATTACACCGATGTCCTCCCACCCGAATGGAAACCGATGTCCGATATCTTTACCGCGTTAGGGGATGAACACCGGCAGCGGATGTTGATGCTGTTTGAACCGGATGAGCGGCTCACCGCAGGACAAATATCGGAAGCTTCGACACTGGCGCGTACCACTGTCTCGCATCATCTGAAAATCCTCCGTCAGGCCGAAGTATTGCTGAGTGAAAAAAAGGGGAAAGAGGTATGGTTTTGGATTAACAAGCCGTTACTCGAAAAAACGTTCGGAAATGTACTCAACTATTTGCAAGGAAACACTCAATGA
- a CDS encoding amidohydrolase family protein, translating to MKTIDIHTHLLSSDVVFQRSYDKLALRFFAKKFGMDPKALVRDPYGEYTRALVSSVRNSQHIEKIVLFGVDDRVDDAGKSLHKDITVCATNEDVATLYRGNEDVIIPFFSINPNRPDALDLIDRYADAGFRGAKFLQNYWGVDTREERYRPYFDKLAARGLPLIVHVGSESSVHSFKSCESIEMLDHPLEAGVQVICAHMALSYEPRRIFQALSKNPKNFNDEYYILLEMLKEHDNLYADISALLTPVRAKVLRHLSRQSDIHHKLLFGTDFPVPFSTVFNSYDLPYRKRFELSREANPFDRYSKAILEYFPAENPIYTNYTKILGTEA from the coding sequence ATGAAAACCATTGATATCCATACTCACCTCCTCAGCAGTGACGTTGTATTCCAACGCTCGTACGACAAACTCGCCCTCCGCTTTTTCGCCAAAAAGTTCGGGATGGATCCCAAAGCCCTCGTGCGTGATCCGTATGGCGAATACACACGCGCACTGGTTTCATCGGTCAGAAACTCTCAGCACATCGAGAAAATCGTCCTCTTCGGCGTCGATGATCGGGTCGATGATGCGGGGAAAAGTCTCCACAAAGACATCACCGTCTGTGCGACGAATGAAGATGTAGCGACGTTGTACCGAGGGAATGAGGATGTCATCATCCCCTTTTTCTCGATCAACCCTAACCGCCCCGATGCCCTCGATCTCATCGACCGCTACGCCGATGCGGGATTTCGCGGGGCGAAATTTTTGCAAAACTACTGGGGGGTCGATACCCGTGAGGAGCGTTACCGCCCCTATTTCGACAAACTCGCCGCACGGGGATTGCCGCTGATCGTCCATGTGGGGAGTGAGAGCAGTGTGCACTCTTTTAAATCGTGTGAGAGTATCGAGATGTTGGATCATCCGCTGGAAGCGGGAGTGCAGGTGATTTGTGCGCATATGGCTCTGAGCTATGAACCGCGCCGTATTTTTCAGGCACTCTCCAAAAACCCGAAAAATTTTAATGACGAGTATTACATTCTCCTTGAAATGCTAAAAGAACATGATAATCTCTACGCCGATATCTCCGCCCTCCTCACCCCCGTTCGGGCAAAAGTGTTGCGCCATCTGAGCCGACAGAGTGACATCCATCACAAGCTCCTCTTCGGCACCGATTTCCCCGTCCCTTTTAGTACGGTGTTCAACAGTTATGATCTCCCGTATCGCAAACGGTTCGAACTCTCCCGCGAAGCAAACCCGTTTGATCGTTACAGCAAAGCGATTTTAGAGTATTTCCCCGCAGAGAATCCCATTTATACCAATTACACCAAGATATTAGGAACAGAAGCATGA
- a CDS encoding Fic family protein: MKISPLLPIDINGVFDHELLILSEQVCIESAQIAGGLNIHNIEAIQELLRVTNSYYSNRIEAQSTHPIDIEKAMRQDFSSNSSQKSLQKLSLAHIQTQRHIEKLSIQNEVYDRNFVREIHHYFYTQEGMESFLTITHEDHTLQMVPGKFRANDVQVGNHIAPPNEEIEMIFGYFEKMYRQYAHNTTKAMQLLCALSAHHRLTWIHPFLDGNGRVSRLYFDALLKSMNLHGYGLWNISRGLARDVSGYQKYLSHADMIRQGATDGNGDLSLRGLKYYLHFMLESALDQIRFMDESLKLSTLSARIERFVEFSQKGMYNIEPLPQNSEMLFNKLLLVGELARGEVEKTIGKSQRTASSLIKKLLEMDYLTTDSPRGDIRLKFNAFFASKLMPDLIPDKG; encoded by the coding sequence ATGAAAATATCTCCGCTATTACCCATCGACATCAACGGTGTATTTGATCATGAACTATTGATTCTCTCTGAGCAAGTGTGTATCGAAAGCGCACAGATAGCGGGAGGTCTCAATATCCATAATATTGAAGCAATCCAAGAGCTTCTGCGTGTGACCAACAGCTATTATTCCAACCGAATCGAAGCGCAAAGCACCCACCCCATCGATATTGAAAAAGCAATGCGTCAAGACTTTTCATCTAATTCGTCTCAAAAATCGTTGCAGAAGCTCTCTTTGGCACACATACAGACACAACGCCATATTGAAAAGCTATCTATCCAAAACGAGGTATATGATCGCAATTTTGTTCGAGAAATTCATCACTATTTCTATACCCAAGAGGGGATGGAGTCATTTTTGACGATTACACATGAGGATCATACTCTACAAATGGTTCCGGGGAAATTCCGCGCCAATGATGTACAAGTAGGCAACCATATCGCCCCTCCAAACGAAGAAATTGAGATGATTTTTGGATATTTCGAGAAAATGTATCGTCAATACGCTCACAATACAACCAAAGCGATGCAGCTTTTATGCGCATTATCCGCACACCACAGACTTACATGGATTCACCCGTTTTTAGACGGAAACGGCAGGGTCTCTAGGCTTTATTTCGATGCCCTTTTAAAAAGTATGAATCTTCATGGATACGGGTTATGGAATATTTCGCGGGGCTTAGCGCGAGACGTAAGCGGCTACCAAAAATATCTCTCCCATGCCGATATGATTCGCCAAGGCGCGACGGATGGAAACGGTGATTTGTCCTTACGGGGATTAAAATATTATTTGCACTTTATGTTGGAGAGCGCACTCGATCAGATTCGATTTATGGATGAAAGCTTAAAGCTCAGTACACTGAGTGCGAGAATCGAAAGATTCGTGGAGTTTTCTCAAAAAGGGATGTACAACATCGAACCTCTCCCCCAAAATAGCGAGATGCTGTTTAATAAACTGCTTCTTGTCGGGGAACTAGCGCGAGGCGAAGTTGAAAAAACTATCGGCAAAAGCCAACGAACCGCTTCGTCATTGATTAAGAAATTATTGGAAATGGACTATCTAACTACCGATTCTCCAAGAGGGGATATACGATTAAAATTCAACGCATTTTTCGCATCGAAACTTATGCCAGATTTGATACCCGATAAAGGGTGA
- a CDS encoding PAS domain-containing protein, with protein sequence MIYNSFDNSVCYAGTPMIIEIDKFDTITYANRTFYEISGYEKSELIGVSHKILRHPDMPKSIYTTMWDTISHNISWQGYVKYRYKEAQSCWVKLHIVPVVDESGVPIRFILSKTAPDIETVAQVQQRYSKLIEEEQKLLFKAEIANRVSIQSIHNNVIAL encoded by the coding sequence GTGATTTACAATTCTTTTGATAACTCTGTTTGTTATGCCGGTACACCGATGATTATTGAAATTGACAAGTTTGATACGATTACATATGCCAATCGAACTTTTTATGAAATATCCGGCTATGAAAAAAGTGAACTAATAGGAGTTTCGCATAAAATTTTACGCCATCCTGATATGCCCAAAAGTATCTATACAACCATGTGGGATACCATAAGTCATAATATTTCATGGCAAGGGTATGTTAAATATCGGTACAAAGAAGCTCAAAGCTGCTGGGTAAAACTGCACATTGTGCCTGTAGTTGATGAGAGCGGGGTTCCTATCCGCTTCATCTTATCTAAAACAGCTCCCGATATAGAGACCGTCGCACAAGTTCAACAAAGATACAGTAAACTTATCGAAGAAGAACAAAAATTACTTTTTAAAGCTGAAATTGCCAATCGGGTAAGCATTCAAAGTATTCACAATAATGTGATAGCTCTTTAG
- a CDS encoding DUF2780 domain-containing protein, with protein MRSLTLAALLLLVSNANALDFGSLMQSIAPVAQSAAPIADSTLTSNPLIKNITTTLGVTPTQAIGGAAAVINDAKGNMKPTDFAALTKQVPQASTLLNAAPAGLLGLGSLGSQFSFLGMDASMIDKFSPLVLEYLQSGATPGMDKILTAAFAQ; from the coding sequence ATGCGTTCACTTACTCTCGCCGCTTTATTGCTTTTGGTTTCCAATGCGAATGCATTGGATTTCGGTTCACTTATGCAAAGCATTGCTCCCGTAGCCCAAAGCGCTGCCCCTATCGCCGATAGCACCCTCACCTCTAACCCGTTGATTAAAAACATCACGACAACCCTCGGTGTTACGCCGACCCAAGCGATCGGAGGAGCAGCAGCCGTGATTAATGATGCGAAAGGGAACATGAAACCAACCGATTTCGCAGCTCTTACCAAGCAAGTACCCCAAGCATCCACACTTCTCAATGCCGCACCTGCCGGTTTACTCGGACTAGGCTCTTTGGGCTCTCAATTCTCATTTTTAGGGATGGACGCCTCGATGATCGATAAATTCTCGCCCTTGGTTCTTGAGTATCTTCAAAGCGGTGCAACTCCGGGTATGGATAAAATCCTCACCGCAGCGTTTGCTCAATAA
- the mobA gene encoding molybdenum cofactor guanylyltransferase MobA: MGEDKSLLPFGGFSSLSEFQYQRLTQLFAHVAISTKSADKFSFKAEFILDPIEVDYAPTAGFVSAFKAINDDRIMVLSVDTPFVDASIFQKLIDSDSEELDAVIATTKTGSHPLCGIYHRSLFEEFERMLAEGDHRLGKLLASSNTLYVEFTDEEPFANLNHPHEYQEALKRI; encoded by the coding sequence ATGGGTGAGGATAAATCGCTCCTCCCCTTCGGAGGGTTCTCATCGCTGAGCGAGTTTCAATACCAACGCCTCACCCAACTCTTTGCGCATGTAGCCATCTCAACCAAAAGCGCTGACAAGTTCTCTTTTAAGGCAGAATTTATTCTCGATCCGATTGAAGTTGATTATGCCCCTACGGCAGGATTTGTCAGTGCTTTTAAAGCAATCAACGATGATCGGATAATGGTTTTAAGTGTCGATACACCTTTTGTGGATGCATCGATATTTCAAAAATTGATTGATTCGGATAGTGAAGAGTTGGATGCAGTAATCGCCACAACAAAAACAGGAAGCCATCCGCTGTGCGGAATCTACCACCGATCTCTTTTCGAAGAGTTTGAACGGATGCTAGCCGAAGGGGATCACCGATTGGGCAAACTCCTTGCCTCTTCTAATACGCTTTACGTTGAATTTACGGATGAAGAGCCGTTTGCTAACCTCAACCATCCGCACGAGTACCAAGAGGCACTTAAACGTATTTAA
- the moaC gene encoding cyclic pyranopterin monophosphate synthase MoaC — MNLTHLDERDRPKMVDVSDKNTTSRVAVASGLITMSQDAFDAVIQQTAKKGPVLQTAVIAAIMGTKKTSDIIPMCHPLNLSGVNCDIDELPELPGFRLSVTAKLSGQTGVEMEALTGTSIGLLTIYDMLKAIDKGMVIGPIQLETKSGGKSGDYQR; from the coding sequence ATGAATTTAACCCATCTCGATGAGCGTGACCGTCCAAAAATGGTCGATGTCTCTGATAAAAATACCACATCGCGTGTAGCAGTTGCCAGTGGACTGATTACAATGAGTCAAGACGCATTTGATGCAGTCATCCAACAAACCGCAAAAAAAGGGCCTGTCCTTCAAACCGCCGTAATTGCCGCCATAATGGGGACGAAAAAAACCTCAGATATTATCCCGATGTGCCACCCGCTCAACCTCAGCGGTGTCAACTGCGACATTGATGAGCTTCCCGAATTACCGGGATTCCGCCTGAGTGTTACTGCAAAACTGAGCGGTCAGACAGGGGTCGAGATGGAAGCATTGACCGGAACAAGTATCGGATTGCTCACGATCTATGACATGCTCAAAGCCATCGATAAAGGGATGGTGATCGGTCCGATTCAACTTGAAACAAAATCAGGAGGCAAAAGTGGTGATTATCAACGATGA
- a CDS encoding DUF493 domain-containing protein produces MVIINDETEKLKLEYPCNWCYKVVGFERAGIEIAVMEIFTERHYTLNPSNTSKGGKYISMNLELLVHNEDERTYFYETLKAHQHVKMVL; encoded by the coding sequence GTGGTGATTATCAACGATGAAACCGAAAAACTAAAGTTAGAGTATCCATGCAACTGGTGCTATAAAGTAGTCGGATTTGAGCGTGCCGGTATCGAGATCGCCGTGATGGAAATCTTTACCGAACGTCACTATACTCTCAACCCCTCAAACACCAGTAAAGGGGGAAAGTACATCAGCATGAACTTAGAACTCTTGGTGCATAATGAGGACGAACGTACCTATTTTTATGAAACACTCAAAGCTCATCAACACGTTAAAATGGTACTCTAA